DNA sequence from the Gammaproteobacteria bacterium genome:
ATCCCCACGGCTCCCTCCATCCCGTCGAGGATGAGCCCGCGGGCCTGGAAGGCCTCCCGGTCGATGTAGACGAGGTCGGCCGGCACAACGAGCCCGAGCGCCAGGGCCAGGACCACAGCCGCGGCCACACCGGAGAAGAGGCTCTCCACCAGGCCACGCCCCCGCCACAGCATCACGAAGGCGGCCAGAGGGGCCAGCAGCATGGGGAGCGCGGCCGGGCTGCCTTCGAGCGTCGCGCCCTGTCCCGGCGTCTGCGTGACCGCGGTTTGCGCGCCTCCCAGCAAGGTCAGGACGACAGCCGCGACCACCGCGGCAGGAAGCGCGTAGCGGAGGCGGCTGCGCACCACGCCCCCCATGGGCGCCCCCTGGCTGCTCGCAGAGGCGATGGTGGTGTCGGATACCGGCGAGACGTTGTCGCCGAAGGTGGCCCCGGCCAGGATGGCCCCGATGAGGACGACCGGACTTGCCTCCAGGACGCCCGCGGCGGGATAGAGGAGCGGAGCGCAGATCAGGATCGTGCCCAGGCTCGTCCCCGTGGCCGTGGAGAACAGCACCGCGATCAGGAACGACATGAGGACGAAGCCTCCGCCACGTACACCGAGTTCGCTCCCTGCCCAGACGAGGGCATGTACGAGCCCCGCCTCGCGCAGCACGACCGAGAAGACGCCCGCCAGCAGCCACGCGGCGACCATGAGCATCACGATGGGGCGGGACATGCCCCGGAGCGCGGCCGCGCTGTATGCGGAGGCGCTGCGGGCGACCAGCAGTCCGACCCCGAGGGCCGCCAGGAGGACCGGCCACAGCCCGCGCTCGTCGGGAGCCCCGGAGAAGCCCAGCCAGGCTGCGCCGGCGGCGAAAACCAGGATGGGAGCCGCCGCCCCGGCAAGGCCGAGGTGGAAGCCGAGCGGCGCCGGCGGCTGCGCGTGCGAGCGCGAGGACGGTGTCGGATCGGGTGCGGAGTTCACGGTGCGGGGCGGGTTTTCCGGGTGACGGGACACGCCCTATGATCGAGGATCGGCTCCGGATGGGCCAGCTTGGCAGCCATCGTTACAGCCTCCACGTTCGCTCGCCTCCAGGCCCGTTGCCGCCAAGTGCTCGGCGCGCGTATACTCTGCTCATGGAACGATGCCATGCGGCCTCCGTATGGGGAGCCGTAACAGACGGCCACGGACACATAAGGAACATGAGAATTGGGCTCGACGGCTAAGCGAAGAACCCGAGGTGCCAGCCATCACTTGGCGTGGAACCTGGGGTCGATGGTAGAGATTTGGCCACGGACGCCCCCCACTGAAACGCTGATCGCCGAAGCATGGCAGTCTACCGGAGACATCCTCAAGGATGCCATCACGGAGGTCGAGCGTGGCCAGAGGAAAGCGCCGTCAAGAGAGGTCCGGGCTCGCGAGAACAGACGAGCCATCCCCTCTCCCAGCTCCTGACTCATCGGACGACGATCCCAGATCCGCAGCTGCCGCTGACGCAAAGGAACCAGTAGCGGAGCAACGGACGGTTGTCACGCGGCGATCCCAGACCTACCAAGGCCCTCTGCCACCCCCGCAGATGATGGCCGGATACGAAGAGGTCCTGCCGGGACTCGCCGACCGGATCATGGCCATGGCAGAGGAAACCTCTGCGCACATCAGGAAGGTCAGGGAAAGAGGGCAGTGGTTTTCGCTATGGATCTCCACGCTCGTGATCGTTGTCGGCGCCTGGCGCGGCAACGCGGAGGTGAGCATTCAAGCCCTCTATCTCCTGGCGGCCATCTATGTCTTCTCAAGGCTTCCCGACTGGTGGCACAGCTGGAAGCGGCCTCCGGACGAGGCTCCCCCGGAGTCGGATGAAGACGATTAGATGGAGTTTAAGACAACCCTGGGCGTGACCGGTAAGACAAAAGCCCGATAGCATCGCTCCCACAAGTCGAACGAGGGTATGCGCATGAGCGTCGATGACGTCTTCGAACTCTACGACCTGCGGGTCGAGGTGGTCGCCGGCGAGCGCGACATGGTGTGCAACCACAAGGTGGGCGACTACTTCGAGCTCAGCGGGGAGAACCTGTCCTTTCCCGCCGGCCAGACCTTTCCGCTCTACCCCCTGGCCGCCCTTCTTCCCCTCCTCCCCGCGAAGCAGCGCGAAACCCATTCCCACGACTGGATGACCACGGACACGGAGATCGCCTGCCCCGACCCGCACTGCGGCGCCCGCTTCCGCATCACCCGGACCGGCAGGTCGACGTTCCGCCACAGCGAGGTCACGCGTGTTCCGCTGGACTGACGGCTTCCGCTGGACTGACCGCCCGTGGACGACATGCCCCCGGCGCACGGGCCGCGAAGCGTCCACGGACTCCCCGCTGTGAATCCAGTTCAGCCACCCCTCCGACTGCCTCCGTCCGGGGTGATCCGGGGGTGCTGGCAGCTCTCCGAGGGCCACAGCGACGGTTGGAGCAGGGAGCGCGCGTTCGCGGCCCTGGACGCGGCGGCCGCGGCTGAAAGCCCCCTCGTGCTGGACTGCGCCGACATCTACACCGGCGTGGAGCGCGTCATCGGGGACTGGCTGGCCGGACGGCCGGACATCGCCGACGACGTCGCCGTCCATACCAAGTTCGTGCCCGACCTCGACGCACTGTCGGCCATCGACCGCAACTACGTCCGCCGCGTCGTGCAGCGGTCACGGGACCGCCTCCGGCTCGACGCACTCGAGTTGGTGCAGTTCGCGTGGTGGGACCTCACGCAACCGAAGTGGGTGCATGCCGCAGAGTGGCTCGCGGAACTCCGGCAGGAGGGGATCATCCGCCACCTGGGGGTCACCAACTTCGACCGGGCCGCGCTCGGCACCCTCCTGGACGCGGGCATCCCGGTGGTGTCCAGCCAGGTCCAGCTCTCCCTTCTCGACCGTCGTCCCCTGAAGGGCCTGACGGAGGTCTGCGGGGAGCGGGGTGTCACCGTGTTCGCCTACGGGGCGCTGGCGGGCGGGCTCCTTTCGGACGCCGGCGGCACGGCGCTGGAGTCCCGGTCGCTGACCAAGTACCGCCTGATCGTCGAGGAGGTGGGCGGCCGGGAGGTGCTCGGCCGGGCTCGGGGGGCGCTCGCGGAGCTGGCCGCGCGGCACGGGGCCACCATGGCGGACGCGGCGGTGGCCTACGTGCTCAACCAACAGGGTGTCGGGGCCGCGATCGTCGGGTTGAGCCGAAGAGGCCTGATGGTGGACGGGCGCCGCGTGCATCTCTCCCCGTCCGATGTGGCGCACCTCGAGGCAATGGTGCCGCAGACCGTCAAGGGAGAAGTGTTCGAGGTCGAGCGCGACCGGCAGGGCCCGCACGGCCGTATCATGCGCTACAATCTGAACCTGGAGCACTGACGGGCTCGGTTGCCGACTCCGGCGCATCGTCCCAATTTGCCAGGTCCATCCCGTCCATTCCCCGTGAGAGTCGAACCTGCGCGCAGGAATGGCGGGATATTCTGCAGGTAACAGTTCCGGGGAGGGGGCCGTGCGACGCACGATCAACGCAGGGTCGGCGGTCGACGGCGGCCTGCCGGCTGCCCGCGGGCTGTACAGTCCCCGCTACGAGCACGACAGCTGCGGTGTCGGCTTCGTGTGCGACATCAAGGGGCGCGCGAGCCGGGCGATCCTCGACGATGCCAACCGCATCAACTGCCGCATGGGGCATCGAGGCGGGATCGGCTGCGAACCCGGGACCGGGGACGGCGCCGGCATCCTGACGGGGCTGCCGCACTTTCTGCTCGACCGGGTGGCCCGGGACCAACTGGGCATCGCCCTTCCCCCTCCCGGCCAGTACGGGGTCGGCATCGCCTTCCTCCCGCGCGACCGCCGGGAGCGGCAGATCTGCAAGGAGCGCACCGAGGCCATCATCGCCGAACAGGGACAGCGCCTTCTCGGGTGGCGCAGGCTCCCGCACAGCGCCGAGCGCGCCGGGCTGACCCCGACCGCGCTCGGGTCGATGCCGCACCTCGAACAGCTCTTCGTCGGGGCCGGCGACGGGTTCG
Encoded proteins:
- a CDS encoding DUF2335 domain-containing protein codes for the protein MMAGYEEVLPGLADRIMAMAEETSAHIRKVRERGQWFSLWISTLVIVVGAWRGNAEVSIQALYLLAAIYVFSRLPDWWHSWKRPPDEAPPESDEDD
- a CDS encoding sodium:proton antiporter: MSRHPENPPRTVNSAPDPTPSSRSHAQPPAPLGFHLGLAGAAAPILVFAAGAAWLGFSGAPDERGLWPVLLAALGVGLLVARSASAYSAAALRGMSRPIVMLMVAAWLLAGVFSVVLREAGLVHALVWAGSELGVRGGGFVLMSFLIAVLFSTATGTSLGTILICAPLLYPAAGVLEASPVVLIGAILAGATFGDNVSPVSDTTIASASSQGAPMGGVVRSRLRYALPAAVVAAVVLTLLGGAQTAVTQTPGQGATLEGSPAALPMLLAPLAAFVMLWRGRGLVESLFSGVAAAVVLALALGLVVPADLVYIDREAFQARGLILDGMEGAVGIVVFTILLMGIVGAAQEAGILDRFAQSSRSAAETARAAELRIFGVTSVAVLLTTHSVMAILAVGDLVRDSGRRAGIGRFRRANLLDMTVCTYPFLLPFFIPTILAASATASGESFGIARVSALEAGLANTYSWALLAVMLAAIWTGLGRSEADTDPAI
- a CDS encoding TIGR04076 family protein; translated protein: MRMSVDDVFELYDLRVEVVAGERDMVCNHKVGDYFELSGENLSFPAGQTFPLYPLAALLPLLPAKQRETHSHDWMTTDTEIACPDPHCGARFRITRTGRSTFRHSEVTRVPLD
- a CDS encoding aldo/keto reductase, coding for MNPVQPPLRLPPSGVIRGCWQLSEGHSDGWSRERAFAALDAAAAAESPLVLDCADIYTGVERVIGDWLAGRPDIADDVAVHTKFVPDLDALSAIDRNYVRRVVQRSRDRLRLDALELVQFAWWDLTQPKWVHAAEWLAELRQEGIIRHLGVTNFDRAALGTLLDAGIPVVSSQVQLSLLDRRPLKGLTEVCGERGVTVFAYGALAGGLLSDAGGTALESRSLTKYRLIVEEVGGREVLGRARGALAELAARHGATMADAAVAYVLNQQGVGAAIVGLSRRGLMVDGRRVHLSPSDVAHLEAMVPQTVKGEVFEVERDRQGPHGRIMRYNLNLEH